Proteins from a genomic interval of Brachybacterium vulturis:
- a CDS encoding ABC transporter substrate-binding protein, whose product MARRPSRRMVMSGAAATAALGMTGCLQNPDPADSAGGGTVERYTPGDTPGTGTVTILGAFGGQEMDAFLASLEDFQSESGITIQYTPDSDFTNTIRQRAGAGDAPDIALFPQPGGMFDLAGEGLITPIDVFLDYDQLNSTLIPGFLDSARLEGRVFGAPMRMACKSLIWFPKKAYEEGGYGDKPATMQELYEITDQIKADGIAPWSDGWGADQATGWVGTDWIEEFMLRVHGPVLYDDWVKHRIPFNAPEVVEVFDLVGDLLKGEGNVLGGTDAIISTPFSEAPLPLFEDPPRAMLVRQGNFVTGFFPEDIQANMDAEVGVYAMPTWEGGFDGQPILGGGDLATLFTLNDDTVKVMEFLTSDQFGGEWAEAGGWLSPHRTFDQSLYSSEITRQIAEIASEAAAFRYDGSDLMPTAVGAGSFWKGMVEWLQGAKTSQQVCDEIENGWPA is encoded by the coding sequence ATGGCTCGACGTCCCAGTCGGCGCATGGTCATGTCCGGGGCCGCGGCCACCGCGGCGCTGGGGATGACCGGATGCCTGCAGAATCCCGACCCGGCCGACAGCGCAGGCGGCGGCACGGTCGAGCGGTATACCCCCGGCGACACCCCGGGCACGGGCACGGTCACCATCCTGGGCGCCTTCGGCGGCCAGGAGATGGACGCCTTCCTGGCCTCCCTCGAGGACTTCCAGTCCGAATCCGGCATCACCATCCAGTACACCCCGGACTCGGACTTCACGAACACCATCCGGCAGCGGGCCGGCGCCGGCGACGCCCCCGACATCGCCCTGTTCCCGCAGCCCGGCGGCATGTTCGACCTCGCCGGGGAGGGTCTGATCACCCCGATCGACGTGTTCCTGGACTACGACCAGCTGAACTCGACGCTGATCCCCGGATTCCTGGACTCGGCGCGCCTGGAGGGGCGCGTCTTCGGCGCTCCGATGCGCATGGCCTGCAAGTCGCTGATCTGGTTCCCCAAGAAGGCGTACGAGGAGGGCGGATACGGTGACAAGCCCGCCACGATGCAGGAGCTCTACGAGATCACCGATCAGATCAAGGCCGACGGCATCGCGCCGTGGTCCGACGGCTGGGGCGCCGATCAGGCGACCGGCTGGGTGGGCACCGACTGGATCGAGGAGTTCATGCTCCGTGTCCACGGTCCCGTGCTCTACGACGACTGGGTCAAGCACCGCATCCCCTTCAACGCTCCCGAGGTCGTGGAGGTCTTCGATCTCGTCGGTGACCTGCTGAAGGGTGAGGGCAACGTGCTCGGCGGCACCGACGCGATCATCTCCACGCCCTTCTCCGAGGCGCCGCTGCCGCTGTTCGAGGACCCGCCGCGCGCGATGCTCGTGCGCCAGGGCAACTTCGTCACCGGCTTCTTCCCCGAGGACATCCAGGCGAACATGGACGCGGAGGTCGGGGTGTACGCCATGCCCACCTGGGAGGGCGGCTTCGACGGTCAGCCGATCCTGGGCGGCGGTGACCTCGCCACCCTGTTCACCCTCAACGACGACACGGTGAAGGTCATGGAGTTCCTGACCTCCGACCAGTTCGGCGGCGAGTGGGCGGAGGCGGGCGGCTGGCTCAGCCCCCACCGCACCTTCGACCAGTCGCTGTACTCCTCGGAGATCACCCGGCAGATCGCGGAGATCGCCTCGGAGGCGGCGGCCTTCCGCTACGACGGCTCCGACCTGATGCCGACCGCCGTCGGCGCCGGCTCCTTCTGGAAGGGCATGGTCGAGTGGCTGCAGGGCGCGAAGACCTCCCAGCAGGTCTGCGACGAGATCGAGAACGGGTGGCCGGCGTGA
- a CDS encoding phosphatase PAP2 family protein, translating to MNAAPTTRSGGFGRPLLSLLAAAVSVLAVVALARTAVGTASGQRLDQLVSSGAKGHDGRLSHYAEIAVGTVSLPVIGALLVLAVLLVLLRRRPGLLLPIGTLVLGANLTTQLIKRVLLTREVLGPGIEVTPNSFPSGHTTLAATAMIALVLAGGRARVVLAPLGVVWTTAAGIGTLVVGWHRPSDVIGAITVVAAWTFLTLALDGLDTRRRRVRAAAHPGRGRRRRGARTPDPLSPPRSHPVERVVATLLGLVGVAGLAWGGFGLLTLPRPLDLHDPAQQLPAFLVTAALIGGGTASWLALTLLLRVPTSHRTRSADRVP from the coding sequence GTGAACGCCGCTCCCACCACCCGCAGCGGCGGGTTCGGCCGCCCGCTGCTGTCCCTGCTCGCCGCGGCGGTGAGCGTGCTCGCGGTCGTGGCCCTGGCCCGCACGGCCGTCGGCACCGCGAGCGGACAGCGCCTGGACCAGCTGGTCTCCTCCGGTGCGAAGGGCCATGACGGGCGGCTGTCCCACTACGCCGAGATCGCGGTGGGGACCGTGAGCCTCCCCGTGATCGGCGCGCTGCTCGTGCTCGCAGTGCTGCTGGTGCTGCTGCGTCGCCGCCCGGGACTGCTGCTGCCGATCGGGACGCTGGTGCTCGGCGCCAACCTCACCACCCAGCTGATCAAACGCGTGCTGCTCACCCGGGAGGTGCTGGGGCCGGGGATCGAGGTCACCCCCAACTCCTTCCCCTCCGGGCACACCACGCTCGCCGCGACCGCGATGATCGCGCTGGTGCTGGCCGGGGGCCGGGCCCGGGTGGTGCTCGCCCCGCTGGGGGTGGTGTGGACCACCGCCGCCGGCATCGGCACGCTGGTGGTCGGCTGGCACCGGCCCAGTGACGTGATCGGCGCGATCACGGTCGTCGCCGCCTGGACCTTCCTGACCCTCGCCCTGGACGGACTGGACACCAGGCGCCGGCGCGTCCGGGCCGCGGCCCATCCCGGTCGCGGACGTCGGCGGCGCGGCGCCCGGACGCCCGATCCGCTGTCCCCGCCCCGCTCCCACCCCGTCGAACGGGTGGTGGCCACCCTGCTCGGCCTCGTCGGCGTGGCCGGGCTCGCCTGGGGAGGGTTCGGGCTGCTGACCCTGCCACGCCCGCTGGACCTCCACGACCCCGCCCAGCAGCTGCCCGCCTTCCTCGTCACCGCCGCCCTGATCGGCGGGGGCACCGCCTCCTGGCTGGCGCTGACGCTCCTGCTGCGCGTGCCGACGTCACACCGGACACGCTCGGCGGACCGTGTACCGTGA
- the topA gene encoding type I DNA topoisomerase produces the protein MTGGRHLVIVESPAKARTIGRYLGDEYDVKASVGHIRDIPVPRDLPAEMKKGPYGKFGVDVENGFDPYYIVSPDKKKTVAELKKALKDADTLYLATDEDREGEAIAWHLLETLKPKKSLPVKRMVFHEITEDAIRAALENTRDIDASLVDAQETRRILDRLVGFELSPVLWRKIKPSLSAGRVQSVATRLVVERERERMAFVAADYWDITGSFAAEGGAEATAFTAKIATVDGARVASGSDFADDGTLKPRSSSATILTEESAQTLVQVLGEAPATVTSLDSKPYTRRPAAPFTTSSLQQEASRKLRLGARQAMRVAQSLYENGFITYMRTDSVTLSGEAIRASRAQAAELYGSQYVPDKPRYYQNKSQAAQEAHEAIRPAGDHFRTPAEVAGQLAGDEFRLYELIWKRTIASQMADAKGTTSTVELLLEAAGRAATFRAAGTVITFRGFLAAYEEGRDAARYKDDDDKGSDKRLPQMEEGQTLETRELAPDGHSTTPPPRFTEASLVRALEDRGIGRPSTYASTVATVQDRGYVLRRGTALVPSWTAFAVVRLLEEHFGPFIDYDFTAQMEQQLDRMAQGDLSRAEYLKNFYLSDGTDGPIGLKPMVDDLGEIDARAINSIEIGEGITLRVGRYGAYVELVARNEDGTPVEGADPRRANVSDEVAPDELTVEKAKEMLERAKDDGRVLGTDPDSGHEIVAKDGRYGPYVTEILPAPEETGGKKVPKSKQPKPRTGSLLKSMDLATVSLEDALKLLSLPRVVGTTEDGTEITAQNGRYGPYLKKGTDSRSLETEEQIFSITMEEAEKIYAQPKTRGRAAAKPPLKELGTDPTSEKPIVIKDGRFGPYITDGTTNVSLRATEKVEEISETIAVEKLAEKRAKGPATKKAPAKRAPGKKKTTTAKKTTTAKK, from the coding sequence GTGACAGGCGGACGACATCTGGTGATCGTCGAGTCCCCGGCGAAGGCGCGGACCATCGGCCGGTATCTCGGGGACGAGTACGACGTCAAGGCGTCGGTGGGCCACATCCGCGACATCCCGGTGCCTCGTGACCTGCCTGCCGAGATGAAGAAGGGGCCGTACGGCAAGTTCGGCGTCGACGTCGAGAACGGCTTCGACCCCTACTACATCGTCAGTCCCGACAAGAAGAAGACCGTCGCGGAGCTGAAGAAGGCCCTCAAGGACGCCGACACCCTCTACCTCGCCACCGATGAGGACCGCGAGGGCGAGGCCATCGCCTGGCACCTGCTGGAGACCCTCAAGCCCAAGAAGTCCCTGCCGGTCAAGCGCATGGTGTTCCACGAGATCACCGAGGACGCGATCCGGGCGGCGCTGGAGAACACCCGCGACATCGACGCGAGCCTGGTCGATGCGCAGGAGACCCGCCGCATCCTGGACCGCCTGGTGGGCTTCGAGCTCTCCCCGGTGCTGTGGCGCAAGATCAAGCCCTCGCTGTCGGCCGGTCGCGTGCAGTCCGTCGCCACCCGCCTGGTGGTCGAGCGCGAACGCGAGCGGATGGCCTTCGTCGCCGCCGACTACTGGGACATCACCGGCAGCTTCGCCGCCGAGGGCGGGGCCGAGGCCACCGCCTTCACCGCCAAGATCGCCACGGTCGACGGCGCCCGGGTCGCGAGCGGCTCGGACTTCGCCGACGACGGCACCCTGAAGCCGCGCTCGAGCAGCGCCACCATCCTCACCGAGGAGTCCGCCCAGACCCTGGTGCAGGTGCTCGGCGAGGCCCCCGCGACGGTGACCTCGCTCGACTCCAAGCCGTACACCCGGCGTCCCGCGGCACCGTTCACCACCTCCTCGCTGCAGCAGGAGGCCTCGCGCAAGCTGCGCCTCGGCGCCCGCCAGGCGATGCGGGTGGCCCAGTCGCTGTACGAGAACGGCTTCATCACGTACATGCGCACCGACTCGGTCACGCTCTCCGGTGAGGCGATCCGTGCCTCCCGGGCCCAGGCCGCCGAGCTCTACGGCAGCCAGTACGTGCCGGACAAGCCCCGGTACTACCAGAACAAGTCACAGGCAGCGCAGGAGGCGCACGAGGCGATCCGCCCCGCGGGCGACCACTTCCGCACCCCCGCCGAGGTGGCCGGCCAGCTCGCGGGCGACGAGTTCCGCCTCTACGAGCTGATCTGGAAGCGCACCATCGCCTCCCAGATGGCCGACGCCAAGGGCACCACCTCCACCGTCGAGCTGCTGCTGGAGGCCGCCGGACGCGCCGCGACCTTCCGCGCCGCCGGCACCGTGATCACCTTCCGCGGCTTCCTCGCCGCGTACGAGGAGGGTCGGGACGCCGCCCGCTACAAGGACGACGACGACAAGGGCTCCGACAAGCGCCTGCCGCAGATGGAGGAGGGCCAGACGCTCGAGACCCGCGAGCTGGCCCCGGACGGCCACTCCACCACCCCGCCCCCGCGCTTCACGGAGGCCTCGCTGGTGCGGGCGCTGGAGGACCGCGGCATCGGCCGCCCCTCCACCTACGCCTCCACGGTCGCGACCGTGCAGGATCGCGGCTACGTGCTGCGACGCGGCACCGCGCTGGTGCCCAGCTGGACCGCCTTCGCGGTGGTGCGCCTGCTCGAGGAGCACTTCGGGCCGTTCATCGACTACGACTTCACGGCGCAGATGGAGCAGCAGCTGGACCGCATGGCCCAGGGCGATCTCTCGCGTGCGGAGTACCTGAAGAACTTCTACCTCTCCGACGGCACCGACGGCCCCATCGGGCTGAAGCCCATGGTCGACGACCTCGGCGAGATCGATGCCCGGGCGATCAACTCGATCGAGATCGGGGAGGGCATCACCCTGCGGGTGGGCCGCTACGGCGCCTACGTCGAGCTGGTCGCCCGCAACGAGGACGGCACCCCGGTCGAGGGCGCCGATCCGCGTCGCGCGAACGTCTCCGACGAGGTCGCGCCCGATGAGCTGACCGTCGAGAAGGCGAAGGAGATGCTCGAGCGGGCCAAGGACGACGGCCGGGTGCTGGGCACCGATCCCGACTCCGGGCACGAGATCGTCGCCAAGGACGGCCGCTACGGCCCCTACGTCACCGAGATCCTGCCCGCTCCCGAGGAGACCGGTGGCAAGAAGGTCCCCAAGTCGAAGCAGCCGAAGCCCCGCACGGGCTCGCTGCTGAAGTCGATGGACCTGGCCACCGTCTCCCTCGAGGACGCGCTGAAGCTGCTGAGCCTGCCGCGCGTGGTCGGCACCACCGAGGACGGCACCGAGATCACCGCCCAGAACGGCCGCTACGGTCCGTACCTGAAGAAGGGCACCGACTCGCGCTCCCTGGAGACCGAGGAGCAGATCTTCTCGATCACCATGGAGGAGGCGGAGAAGATCTACGCCCAGCCCAAGACCCGGGGCCGGGCCGCCGCCAAGCCGCCGCTGAAGGAGCTCGGCACGGATCCCACCAGCGAGAAGCCGATCGTGATCAAGGACGGCCGCTTCGGTCCGTACATCACCGACGGCACCACCAACGTCTCGCTGCGTGCGACGGAGAAGGTCGAGGAGATCTCCGAGACCATTGCGGTCGAGAAGCTCGCGGAGAAGCGCGCGAAGGGGCCGGCCACGAAGAAGGCCCCCGCCAAGCGCGCTCCCGGGAAGAAGAAGACGACGACCGCGAAGAAGACCACGACGGCGAAGAAATAG
- a CDS encoding DUF7059 domain-containing protein yields the protein MSTDSPTGPPRMLPEQIDALRADLAAASYLSATIEQLLGPVAADALQRANPVPADRVLAARDEPAALLLRLFTLGAVVPRAQVEAALPALGLDGAMRLGLVELAPTTDADGAVRALLELAPYSASDDAGQIDWWIASDLSELATGRPLGPEHVLGVGGASLTLARITPRAHVARVLDLGCGGGIQALHASRHAEHVVATDLSERALAVAAFNAALNGIEIELRQGSLLDPVAGEDFDLIVSNPPFVITPRDPAAEATTWTYRDGRRAGDTLLAELVRALPAHLSPGGSAVMLGNWEITDPAEWDAHPRAWLQDAAAEGVDAWVLQREQEDPAQYAETWVRDGGITTRDPDWAPLVGAWLDDFDRRGVEQLGFGYLLLRRPVAAAPRPGVLRTEQAPGTGSGTLAEHLAASLRAMGTLATLDDAALAAARPVRAADVVERRHLTPGQWDPMLIELVQGAGFARSVRVDQQLAATVGALDGTLTLAQVVGAVCALTEAEEETLERVLAAVRELIRTGMVTL from the coding sequence ATGTCCACCGACAGCCCGACCGGGCCCCCACGGATGCTGCCCGAGCAGATCGACGCTCTGCGCGCGGACCTCGCGGCGGCCTCCTATCTGTCCGCGACGATCGAGCAGCTGCTCGGACCGGTCGCCGCCGACGCGCTGCAGAGGGCGAACCCGGTGCCCGCCGATCGCGTGCTGGCGGCACGGGACGAGCCGGCGGCCCTGCTGCTGCGCCTGTTCACCCTCGGGGCGGTGGTGCCGCGCGCCCAGGTCGAGGCCGCTCTGCCCGCGCTCGGCCTCGACGGCGCGATGCGGCTGGGGCTGGTGGAGCTCGCCCCCACGACGGACGCCGACGGCGCGGTGCGGGCGCTGCTGGAGCTCGCGCCGTACTCGGCGAGCGACGACGCCGGGCAGATCGACTGGTGGATCGCCTCGGACCTCTCGGAGCTCGCGACCGGCAGGCCGCTGGGACCCGAGCACGTGCTCGGGGTGGGCGGCGCCTCCCTCACCCTGGCCCGGATCACCCCGCGCGCCCACGTCGCCAGGGTGCTGGACCTGGGCTGCGGCGGCGGGATCCAGGCGCTGCACGCCTCCCGCCACGCCGAGCACGTGGTCGCCACCGACCTCTCCGAGCGCGCCCTCGCCGTCGCCGCCTTCAACGCGGCGCTGAACGGCATCGAGATCGAGCTGCGGCAGGGCTCGCTGCTCGACCCGGTGGCCGGGGAGGACTTCGACCTGATCGTCTCCAATCCCCCGTTCGTCATCACCCCCCGCGACCCGGCCGCGGAGGCGACCACCTGGACCTACCGCGACGGCCGCCGCGCCGGCGACACGCTGCTGGCCGAGCTGGTCCGCGCTCTGCCCGCTCACCTCTCCCCCGGCGGCAGCGCGGTGATGCTCGGGAACTGGGAGATCACCGACCCCGCCGAGTGGGACGCCCACCCCCGCGCCTGGCTGCAGGACGCCGCGGCCGAGGGGGTGGATGCCTGGGTGCTGCAGCGCGAGCAGGAGGACCCGGCGCAGTACGCGGAGACCTGGGTGCGCGACGGCGGGATCACCACCCGCGATCCGGACTGGGCTCCCCTGGTCGGGGCCTGGCTCGACGACTTCGACCGCCGCGGGGTGGAGCAGCTCGGCTTCGGGTACCTGCTGCTGCGCCGGCCCGTCGCGGCGGCACCGCGCCCCGGGGTGCTGCGCACCGAGCAGGCGCCCGGCACCGGCAGCGGCACCCTCGCCGAGCATCTCGCCGCGTCCCTGCGCGCGATGGGGACGCTCGCGACCCTGGACGACGCCGCCCTGGCCGCGGCCCGCCCGGTGCGGGCCGCGGACGTGGTCGAGCGCCGCCATCTCACCCCCGGCCAGTGGGACCCGATGCTGATCGAGCTGGTCCAGGGTGCCGGCTTCGCACGGAGCGTGCGCGTCGATCAGCAGCTGGCGGCCACCGTCGGCGCACTGGACGGCACCCTCACCCTCGCCCAGGTGGTCGGCGCCGTGTGCGCCCTCACCGAGGCGGAGGAGGAGACCCTCGAGCGGGTCCTGGCGGCTGTGCGCGAGCTGATCCGCACCGGGATGGTGACGCTGTGA
- a CDS encoding OmpA family protein: MRRTILPGAVLLGLTLITAAPVAGAMTVDEAIEQVTPGEVSAAVTRFDDFPVTRYQVSGPTPLETETMEGDTTVISLNTDILFAFGSAEPPPSAKDRIAELLEDVPEGMTVQVHGHTDSIGSSEANLALSEERADAVADLISQVRPDLSLQAEGFGESDPVESNEVGGEDNPEGRAANRRVEIRYGG, encoded by the coding sequence GTGAGGCGCACGATCCTGCCAGGCGCAGTCCTCCTCGGTCTCACGCTGATCACCGCCGCTCCCGTCGCGGGGGCGATGACCGTCGACGAGGCGATCGAGCAGGTGACGCCGGGCGAGGTCTCGGCGGCCGTGACGCGATTCGACGACTTCCCGGTGACCCGCTACCAGGTCAGTGGGCCCACGCCCCTGGAGACCGAGACGATGGAGGGTGACACGACTGTCATCAGCCTGAACACGGACATCCTGTTCGCCTTCGGCAGCGCCGAGCCGCCTCCGTCCGCGAAGGACAGGATCGCCGAGCTGTTGGAGGACGTGCCCGAGGGCATGACGGTGCAGGTCCACGGCCACACCGACAGCATCGGCAGCAGCGAAGCCAACCTGGCACTCTCCGAGGAGCGTGCCGACGCAGTGGCCGACCTCATCTCACAGGTACGGCCCGATCTCAGCCTGCAAGCAGAGGGATTCGGCGAATCGGATCCGGTCGAATCCAACGAGGTGGGCGGCGAGGACAACCCCGAGGGCCGAGCCGCGAACCGCCGGGTCGAGATCCGCTACGGCGGCTGA